TCCGTTGCATATGCTTGCTTCTTTTCTGGGTGTTTCTCGCGAAACCTTAAGCCGGATGAGGCAACACCAACTAAAGAAAACAGGAAACTAGCTGGTGGTAACAATAATGGTGGCGTCGCCTGTTAATTATAATGTCCAGCTGAATAAATCTCCTAACTTTCAATTTGATCCCAATTGATTAGATAACCCTAAAAACAAAAATGCCGCCAATATACTGATAGTCAATATATAGACGGCACTTGAAGCTGTAGAGGGAGGATTCGAACCTCCACGGGGCAGTTAGCCATGGTGCAAATCTGTGGTGGTCAACCCCAGTCGACCAATTGCTTGATCGGCATTACACCACGTTTATCCCGAACCCCCACCCCCGAGACAAGAGGGCATGTCTGCCAAATTTCATCACTCCACAAGATAAAAACGTGTAAAAAAGCTGCTGTAGGAGAAGGATTCGAACCTCCACGGGGTTGTTAGCCACGCCCGAAAGCGTAATTTTTCCTTCCTGGTAAACCAGTATTCCCCACCCTCGAGACTAGAGGGCATGTCTGCCAAGTTTCATCACCCCACAGTATATTTTCCTTATCTAAAGAACTATTACAACACAAATCTAAAGAAATAGCCCATATCGTTGTAAATTATTCAAGAGAAATTTGGAAAGTTTCGATAATATGTAAATATTTGCAGTATTGCTTGAATTTTGTAAAAAAACGATTGCAAAAATGGCAGCTAAATTGAATTTGGATAAACTGGACCTGCAGATCATCCACGAGATGATGGATAATGCAGAAATTTCTTATGCAGATCTGGGTAAGAAGCTTTTTGTTTCCGGAGGTACAATTCATGTACGTATAAAGAAACTACAGGAAGCGGGTATAGTCAAAGGTACAAAATTAAACGTGGACCTTAAAGCGCTCGGGTACGATGTAATAGCTTTTATTGGCATATATCTGGAGAAAAGCTCCCTGTACGATTTTGTAGCTAAGGAACTGCAGCGCATCCCCGAAATTGTACGGTTGAATTATACAACGGGCAATTACAGCATGTTCGCCGAGATCGTGTGTAAAGATATTAATCAATTACGGTTTGTATTACACGATGAATTACAGAAGATAAAAGGAATTGAACGCACCGAAACGTTTATTTCGCTGGAAGAAAGCTTCAGCCGGAACGTTCAGGTTTTTACACAATAGCCATTTTTCATAGGAAAATGCGTAAACCGGCAGCTTTTTTGCGTTATAAAGTGTAATTCAAAATTTATCTCTACCTATTATGAAAAAAATTACCCTGGTTGGTTTGGCCGTACTGTTAGTTCTTTCTGTTGTTGTGAGTTGTAAAAAGAAAAAAAGTGGCGATGAAGGTGGTTGTGGTGAACAGAAAATTAAAGTAACAACTATTCCAGCCATTAACACTGTTGATCCCCCTGCTCCCGGAACTAATTTTCCCTTAGTAGTGAATATTGAAACCATGCCGCCATCTGGCGCTACCATTATAGTAAATGCCAAATCTGAAAACAATGGTACGGTGTACTTTACAGAAACCCGCGATAAGGCATTAACATCAAATAGCTTTACCATTACCAATACACCTGCGGGTGTTAGTTGTTTGGTTACAGTTACGGTAACTTCTGCAACCTGTAATACCAATACCTGGTCTGGTACTTATAGATATACGGCTAAATAAACTGATTTATAAATTATTCAACCTGCCCTGGCGAAAGTTGGGGCAGGTTTTTTTATTCCTTTACCTGCAGGGCATCGCGTAAACCATTGCCCAGCATATTAAACGCCAGCACCAGTACCATAATAGCAAAACCGGGCGCCAGCGCCAGCATGGGATTGTGGGTAATTATAAAGTTGTAGTTTTCTTTGATCATAAGTCCCCAGCTTGGTTGCGGTGGCTGCACGCCCACACCTAAAAAACTCAATCCCGCTTCTATAACAATGGCCGATGCAAAGTTGGAAGCCGCCACTACCATCACCGGGCCCATTACATTGGGCAGCACATGGCGAAATATAATGCGGGTATGTGAATAACCCAATGCCTTAGCCGCCTCTACGTATTCCAGTTCACGCACGCTTAAAACCTGGCCGCGAATAATACGGGCCACACTTACCCACATGGTTAAACCAATGGCTATAAACACCTGCCAGAAGCCTTTACCCAATACCAGCGTAATAGCAAAAACCAGCAGCAGCGTAGGTATGCTCCAGATCACATTGATGAACCACATAATTACTTCATCGGTCCTTCCTCTGAAATAACCAGCCAGTGCACCTAGCAGTACGCCAATACTGAGTGATATTAATACGGTAACCAGTCCTACACCGAGGCTTACCCGAACACCCACCAACAACCTGCTTAAAATATCGCGGCCATATTTATCAGTTCCCAGGCGGAATTTTTTTGTAGTGATCTTAAAATCGCCTTTGGCCGAACCTTCCTGCCAGCGGGTTTGTGATACAGGCAGCGCTACCCGCTCTGAAATGCCTTCGTCGATGTATTTCTGAATTATTAAACTATCGCCCTGTTGTTGATAACTGGTGATGGGAATGTATTGGTATTTATCTTCCTTTCCTGAAAAAAGCCGGTTGAAGAAACCCGCAGATTTTACTTTTCCTGCCCGGGGTAATTGAAGAAATACCTGGGTATAACCGGGTTTTTGACCACCAATTTCCACCACCATTCTATTGGCATCGGGTGAACCATCCGGCGCCAGCAAATAGGCAAACACCGCTATTAGTATGGCCAGCGTAATGATGGCTATACCAATCAGTGCCCCTTTGTTTTTTTTAAGTCGCCGCCATGTTGTTCTTGTCGTGGCAGTCTCCATTTTGTTCAGTTTCAGGTTACAGGTCTCAGGTTACAAGGCAATGAAACCTGTAACCTGTATCTTGTAACAGCTTTAAGTTAAAAATAATATAGTTAAAACGAGTATGCAGAAAATAGCATACCGTTACTTTTTAATGCGCCGTCCCTTCCACTCATAATGCCCGAATTTTCCCAACCAGCCTGCAATAATAGTATAACCGATATGCAGGGGTTGCAGAAAAGGAAAGTACTTCATTAACTTTTGCTGGCCAAAAAAGATGGCTACCGAATTTACGAACGGAAATTCTATTAACACTTTCGCCAGTAATAATAACAGCACCATTAACATCCAGGTACTGTTCCAGAACGAGGCAATAGTGCCGGCCAGAAAGCACACATTCAACAGGTATACCAATAGCAATACCCAAAAAATGCGTTTGTCGTCATAGCTGTCGGCCTTGCTTGCCCAGCGAATGCGCTGGTGAAAGAACTGTTTCCAGTTATGGGCCGGTTCTGTTGTAACAATGGCGCTGCGGTTCTTCAGGTAAAATACTTTATCGGGATATTGTTTAAATATTTTGTGCATCAACAGCATATCATCGCCCGAAGCAATGTTATCGATGTTGTTAAAACCACCTACTTCATAAAACGCCGGCTTTTCATAAGCCAGGTTGGCGCCATTGCACATGGAGTGGAACCGTTTGTATACCGACGCGGCTGTAATGCCTTGCAGGGTCAGGAAATCGAGGGTTTGAAAAACGGATAGTAAAGTCGACTGATTATAAAACGTAACGGGTGCGGCTATGAATCTGGCGTCGTTGGCTTCGTAGAATGCCGCTATCGACTGCAACCAGTGTGGATTAAACCGGCAATCTGCATCGGTGGTTACTATCAGTTGCCCCGCAGCCGCATTGATGCCGGTTTCAATGGCTTTCTTTTTGTAAGAACCGATGGCGCTTCTTTCTTCCACATAATCTTTTAATGCCAGTGTTTTTAATTGCAATCCCTCAAAATGTGATTCCTGTAAAAGTGACCAGCTGTTATCGGTTGAATGATCGTCGATGATAATTACTTCATACAAATGTTTGGGGTGTTGCTGGTGCTGTAACGACTGTAACAGGGCAGGAATATGTTGTTCTTCGTTACGGGCGGCTATAACGACGGAGATGAATACGGAAGCCTGCTTTTCGGGTAAAACAAATTCCGGTAACTGGTTCCATGCACTGTGATAATAATTTATCAGCACAGCATAAATCACCATAAACAGAAAGAACAGGAAAAAGAAAACTGGCATCATTCAATTGGATTTGTCAACTATTTTACGATTCTATTAGTGGTATGATCTCCTTCACTTGTTTTTCCTGTAACACCTGGTGGCCGGTTTGAATAATATGCAACGTACAGAAAGATTCAATACCCCTGCGAAATTTTTCTCCCCGTTCCGGCCTGATGATGCGATCGTATTGCCCATATAATAATCTTACCGGCAGATTGTGGGCAGGAATAAGTTTTTTTATAAATGCAAGGTTGGGTTTTATGGCGCGCATGGTGGTCCAGCGTTCGTATAACAGCCTGCGAACAGTGGTGTCGTTTATATAATGGCGGGTAAATTTTAAAACGCTTTGATTGATGAGCTTTAATTTATTGCCGGCTTTCAGCAGCGAGAAGAACCAGCCGGGATGCTTCATAGTAAACCCGAACAGGCGGTTGCCAATATAGGTTTGCGTGGCCAGCCAGTACCAGAAATTCACTTTTAATCCATCGGGCGCCAGTAACACTGTCTTTTCAATTTTGCCAGCAAGCGATTGCAGTAATTGCAACGCAACCCTGCCACCCATACTATAGCCCAACAAGGTTATGCGCTGGGTGCCATCGCAATATTTTGCATGCAGGGTTTCGGTGATCGTAACGAGATCGGCAACAGAAAACTGCAGGCCTTCATTCCATTGGGTTTTGCCATGAAAGGGAAGATCGATGCCAATGAGTGTATAGTCTGTCCCGATATATTTTTCCAGAAAATGAAACGACTCGGAGGATTCGCCATAGCCATGCAAACAAAGGATGAGCTTTTGTCCGGTACCAAACCAGCAATAATGCACTTGTGACGACCGGTATGTTAAAAAAGCAGTTTGCATGTTGAATAAATCGGCTACAATATAGGTATTAAGCAGCACACCGTATTTTAGACATATCGCTTAAGCAATCAGGTGGTTTAATCAACAGCAATTCTTTTCAAAAAAGCCATTCTCTTTTTTAATCAGGAACGGACCTTTTTATATCAAAAGAGAGTTTATTTAAATGCGTTGGTAAAACTTTTAAAAAAAACAGTCTCCAGGTAGTCGGGGAAGGTTTTTTATTCAATTACCAGGTATAGTTTTTCAATTAACAGTTTCTGCTTTTAAAAAAACGGATCATGTTTTTAAAGAGAATGGATAGTTTTTTGAAAGGAACTCAAAAGTTTTTAAAACAAATAGGTTGTTATATGAAAAGATTGTTCAATCAATTGAAAAAAGTTACTTGTCTTTTCAAAAAATGAGCGTGTTTTTTGAAAAACAAGACTCGGTTTTTCAAAAGTTTAAGGGCTAGATTATTCATTTACAGCCTATTGAATATTTAGTAGCATCAGTAACGGCTTGCGTTGCCCTCTTTTTCAACGATCCCTCGGTAAAATCAGCTGCTAACAAAAATTTGCTCAACAAAACTTGTTGAAATGCCGGTAAAATACTAGATTTGGATAGTTGTATAAACAACTATATGACAAACAACCAATTCAAGAGAGGCGAGTTATACAGTTTTATCACTGGAAAGGCATCAACGGCTATTGCCCGTCGGCTGCAGAAGAAGTTCAATTCAGCGAACCTTAATTTAACCATAGAACAGTGGAGCGTGCTGTACCATTTATGGAAACAGGATGGGATCAGCCAGCAGGAGTTGTGCAATGCATCGTACCGCGATAAACCCAGCATTACGCGGCTGGTAGATAACCTGGAAAAATTGCAACTGGTAAAACGGGTATCGTCAGAGTCGGACCGCAGAATGAACCTGATTTATTTAACCAGCCGCGCGCAGAAGCTGCAGGACCAAACCATGGACCTGGCCAATGAAACTTTGTTAGAAGCATTGGAGGGGGTTAGTCCGGAGAGGATAGATATATGTAGGGAGGTATTGCAGATAGTGTACGATAATCTGGCTGGTTGATTGGGTTGACAGGTTAACAGGTTGACACGTTAACAAGTTGACATGTTAACACAGATTAAATTGAAGCATTGGAGGTAAGAAGTTAGTAGTTGATATAGTTGACAAAGGAAGCAGTTAACAGGTTAGCAAGGTGAGAATCATCGCGAGGCTGTATTGCTCCCCCTCCACCGGAGGGCGTTGGGAGGAGGCCCAACATAACGAATGCATAAAATTACCCAACAATAAACATACTACATATGAGCACCACCACACAACAAAACATGCTCAAAGGCGGTGAATGGCTTATAAAGGAAAGCTCCCCCTTTGACACCTTCATCCCGGAAGATTTTTCAGAAGAACAGCAAATGGTAAAAGATATGTGCGCTTCGTTCCTCGATGCGGAGGTATTGCCTATTCTCGATCGCATCGATAAACTGGAGCCCGGCCTTATGCCATCACTGGTTACCAAAGCCGGTGAACAGGGTTTGCTGGGCGCTTCCATTCCCGAACAATATGGTGGGTTGGGTAAAGACTTTATCACCTCCAACCTGGTAGGTGAGGGGCTTGGCGGCGGGTTCTCCTTTTCCGTGGCCGTATCGGCCCACATGGGTATTGGCACCCTGCCGATCCTTTATTTTGGCACCGACAAACAAAAAGAGAAATATATACCCAAGCTGGCTACAGGCGAATGGAAGGGCGCTTATGGCCTTACAGAGCCCAATAGCGGCAGCGATGCATTGGGCGCCAAAACAACAGCTACACTAAGCGCCGATGGAAAGCATTACCTGCTGAACGGCCAGAAGTGCTGGATCACCAATGGCGGCTTTGCAGATGTGTACACCGTGTTTGCGAAAATTGATGGCGACAAGTTCTCTGCCTTTATTGTGGAAAGAGGGTTTGAAGGGTTTACGCAGGGCGCTGAAGAACATAAAATGGGGATCAAGGGTTCTTCAACCGTTCAATTATACTTCCAGGATTGTAAAGTGCCGGTGGAGAACCTGCTGGGCGAAATTGGCAAAGGCCACATTATCGCCTTTAACATCCTGAACATTGGCCGCCTGAAATTATGTGCAGCTGCTCTGGGCGGCGCCAAACGGGCCACAACCACCAGCATTCAATACGCCAATACGCGCGAGCAGTTTAAAACGCCTATCGCCTCATTTGGCGCTATCAAAAATAAACTGGCCGAAATGGCCATTGCCATGTGGGTAGCCGAAAGTGCTTTGTACCGCACGGCCAAATGGATCGATGATAAAGAGCATGAACTGCTGGCTGCCGGTAAATCGTTCAGCGAAGCAGTACTGGGTGGCGCGGAAGAATACGCCATCGAGTGCGCCATCTTAAAAGTATTCGGCAGTGAAACGCTTGACCTGGTAGTGGATGAAGGCGTACAGATCCACGGTGGTAATGGGTATAGCGATGAATATGTTATTTCAAAAGCGTATCGCGATAGCCGCATCAACCGCATTTACGAAGGCACCAACGAGATCAATCGCCTGTTAACGGTTGATATGGTGTTGAAGCGTGCCATGAAGGGCCGCTTAGACCTGATGACGGGGGCCATGAACGTACAGAAAGAATTGATGAGCATTCCCGACTTTGGCAGCGGCGATGAAGAAGCATTTGCCAAAGAGAAAAAGCTGATCGCCAATTTTAAAAAGGCCATCCTGTTAACTGCCGGTGCAGCAGTACAAAAACTGATGATGAAGATTGAGCAGGAGCAGGAAATACTTATGCACATCGCCGATATGGCCATAGCCACCTTTGCCGCAGAAAGCGCCCTGTTACGGGCTATGAAACTGGCCGACCGCAAAGGCGAAGCCGCAGCTGCCTTTGAACTGGATATTACAAGAACTTATTTATACGATGCCGCCGACCTCATTCACAAACATGGCAAAGACGCTATTAATGCGTTTGCCGATGGTGATGAACAACGGATGATGTTATTGGGAATAAAACGTTTTACAAAAACGGAACCTTTCAATAGCAAGGAAGCTAAACGCCGCATTGCTGCGAAGCTCATTGCCGATAACCGGTATCCATTGTAAACTTATGGTGAGTGGTCAGTTGTGAGTGGTGAGTGGGTTTCCGATCTTTCAGCCATCTGCAAGTTCGCGAACTTACTCACAACTCACTTGCCTTTCCTTTATCAACTCTATCAACCTGTCAACTTTATCAACTTGCCTTCCCTGATCAACCCGTCAACTTGTTAACAGGTCAACCCGTCAGCTCTATCTTACTGCATTTGCTCGCCTTCTTCTCCTTCGTCTGATTTAAATGCGGCCCGGGCCAGTAACAGAAAACCGGCAGTGGCATGAAGTATAAAACAGGAATGTGAAACTTTATCGTTGTAACCTGTACTGGTGAGCATAATGGCCATGGAGGCAATTACAGACAGGAAACAAACTATCAATAAGCTGTTTACAAAGGGTACTATACGCATACGGTTAGGTTTTGTAGCACGAAATTCAGTTTGAATATAATATCTGCCTTGCAATTATTCTAACTTTTGGCAAAAATCAATTGGGATTTGTAGGAAATATAGGGGTTTGCCCTTGAGCTTTCAGGGTTTAGTAACCTAAATACCCGCTCAACCACAAGGTTTTGCGTTATTTTTGTCGCCATGAACTGGCAACAACTTACTAGTAGCAAACGGAGCGGGTCTGAAAACAGAACAGGATTTACCGATGCGGTACGTACTTCTTTTGTGCGGGATTACGATCGCCTGATCTTTTCAAGCGCCTTCAGGCGGCTGCAGAATAAAACCCAGGTATTTCCGTTACCCGGTCCCGGGGTGTTTGTGCATAACCGCTTAACGCATAGCCTGGAGGTGGCCTCGGTTGGGCGCTCGCTGGGTAAAGCAGTAGGCGATGCCCTGGCGCAGAAATATCCGCAGGAAAACGATTACTTCCGCGAGTTCTATAAATACGAATTGCCCTCGGTCATTGCTGCCGGTTGCCTGGCGCACGATATCGGTAATCCGCCGTTCGGGCATTCGGGTGAGGATGCAATCCGCACTTTTTTCACGGAGCTCACCGGTGCGGAAAAGACGCAATTTTCGGAATTGCTCAGTGAGAACCAGCAACGTGATTTTCTGTATTTCGAGGGGAATGCCAATGCTTTTCGCACCTTAACGCATAGTTTTAATGAAAAAGCAGCCGGTGGTTTCCGGTTAACCTACGCTACGCTGGCTTCCATAGTAAAATATCCCTCCGATTCACTCAGCGGGTTTAATAAACAACAGCTGGTTACCAAAAAATCGGGGTTCTTCGATTCGGAGGTTGAAACCTATAAACACATTGCCAAAGAACTGGGCATTCCCCGGCTCCATGAATCGAAAAACATATTCGCCCGTCACCCCTTTGTGTACCTGGTAGAGGCGGCCGATGATATCTGTTACCGCATTATTGATTTTGAAGATGCGCACCGCCTGAACATCATTTCCATCGATACTATTAAAGAATTGTTCCTGCAGTTTTTTAATAATGAAACAGGGTACGATGCCAGAGAGAAGGTGGAAGATACTTTTAACGGCATAAACGATAATAATCAGCGGGTGCAATATTTACGCGCCAAACTCATAAACCTGCTCATTAACCGCGTAACCAATGTGTTTATGGAGAAAGAGGAGGAGTTATTGCAGGGCACCTTGCAAAAATCACTCATCGATTATTTACCTGAATCGGAACAGCAACTGATAAAAACCATCGACGAATTTTCCATCGAGCACATCTATAACCACCGGTCGGTAGTGGAAATTGAAATTGCAGGTTACAATGTGATTGGCGGATTGCTGAAAGAGTTTTTTGCTGCGGTAACCAATCCAAAATCGGCCAAATCGAAGAAGCTGCTGCAACTGATCTCCCGGCAATTTATCATTACCGGCGAGCGCAACAGATTGTATAACGATATTCAGTCGGTTGTTGATTTTATTGCCGGCATGACCGACCTGTTTGCGGTAGACGTTTTCCGCAA
The Niastella koreensis GR20-10 genome window above contains:
- a CDS encoding Lrp/AsnC ligand binding domain-containing protein, whose product is MAAKLNLDKLDLQIIHEMMDNAEISYADLGKKLFVSGGTIHVRIKKLQEAGIVKGTKLNVDLKALGYDVIAFIGIYLEKSSLYDFVAKELQRIPEIVRLNYTTGNYSMFAEIVCKDINQLRFVLHDELQKIKGIERTETFISLEESFSRNVQVFTQ
- a CDS encoding ABC transporter permease, encoding METATTRTTWRRLKKNKGALIGIAIITLAILIAVFAYLLAPDGSPDANRMVVEIGGQKPGYTQVFLQLPRAGKVKSAGFFNRLFSGKEDKYQYIPITSYQQQGDSLIIQKYIDEGISERVALPVSQTRWQEGSAKGDFKITTKKFRLGTDKYGRDILSRLLVGVRVSLGVGLVTVLISLSIGVLLGALAGYFRGRTDEVIMWFINVIWSIPTLLLVFAITLVLGKGFWQVFIAIGLTMWVSVARIIRGQVLSVRELEYVEAAKALGYSHTRIIFRHVLPNVMGPVMVVAASNFASAIVIEAGLSFLGVGVQPPQPSWGLMIKENYNFIITHNPMLALAPGFAIMVLVLAFNMLGNGLRDALQVKE
- a CDS encoding glycosyltransferase; its protein translation is MMPVFFFLFFLFMVIYAVLINYYHSAWNQLPEFVLPEKQASVFISVVIAARNEEQHIPALLQSLQHQQHPKHLYEVIIIDDHSTDNSWSLLQESHFEGLQLKTLALKDYVEERSAIGSYKKKAIETGINAAAGQLIVTTDADCRFNPHWLQSIAAFYEANDARFIAAPVTFYNQSTLLSVFQTLDFLTLQGITAASVYKRFHSMCNGANLAYEKPAFYEVGGFNNIDNIASGDDMLLMHKIFKQYPDKVFYLKNRSAIVTTEPAHNWKQFFHQRIRWASKADSYDDKRIFWVLLLVYLLNVCFLAGTIASFWNSTWMLMVLLLLLAKVLIEFPFVNSVAIFFGQQKLMKYFPFLQPLHIGYTIIAGWLGKFGHYEWKGRRIKK
- a CDS encoding alpha/beta fold hydrolase, giving the protein MLLNTYIVADLFNMQTAFLTYRSSQVHYCWFGTGQKLILCLHGYGESSESFHFLEKYIGTDYTLIGIDLPFHGKTQWNEGLQFSVADLVTITETLHAKYCDGTQRITLLGYSMGGRVALQLLQSLAGKIEKTVLLAPDGLKVNFWYWLATQTYIGNRLFGFTMKHPGWFFSLLKAGNKLKLINQSVLKFTRHYINDTTVRRLLYERWTTMRAIKPNLAFIKKLIPAHNLPVRLLYGQYDRIIRPERGEKFRRGIESFCTLHIIQTGHQVLQEKQVKEIIPLIES
- a CDS encoding MarR family winged helix-turn-helix transcriptional regulator, encoding MTNNQFKRGELYSFITGKASTAIARRLQKKFNSANLNLTIEQWSVLYHLWKQDGISQQELCNASYRDKPSITRLVDNLEKLQLVKRVSSESDRRMNLIYLTSRAQKLQDQTMDLANETLLEALEGVSPERIDICREVLQIVYDNLAG
- a CDS encoding acyl-CoA dehydrogenase family protein, which translates into the protein MSTTTQQNMLKGGEWLIKESSPFDTFIPEDFSEEQQMVKDMCASFLDAEVLPILDRIDKLEPGLMPSLVTKAGEQGLLGASIPEQYGGLGKDFITSNLVGEGLGGGFSFSVAVSAHMGIGTLPILYFGTDKQKEKYIPKLATGEWKGAYGLTEPNSGSDALGAKTTATLSADGKHYLLNGQKCWITNGGFADVYTVFAKIDGDKFSAFIVERGFEGFTQGAEEHKMGIKGSSTVQLYFQDCKVPVENLLGEIGKGHIIAFNILNIGRLKLCAAALGGAKRATTTSIQYANTREQFKTPIASFGAIKNKLAEMAIAMWVAESALYRTAKWIDDKEHELLAAGKSFSEAVLGGAEEYAIECAILKVFGSETLDLVVDEGVQIHGGNGYSDEYVISKAYRDSRINRIYEGTNEINRLLTVDMVLKRAMKGRLDLMTGAMNVQKELMSIPDFGSGDEEAFAKEKKLIANFKKAILLTAGAAVQKLMMKIEQEQEILMHIADMAIATFAAESALLRAMKLADRKGEAAAAFELDITRTYLYDAADLIHKHGKDAINAFADGDEQRMMLLGIKRFTKTEPFNSKEAKRRIAAKLIADNRYPL
- a CDS encoding deoxyguanosinetriphosphate triphosphohydrolase yields the protein MNWQQLTSSKRSGSENRTGFTDAVRTSFVRDYDRLIFSSAFRRLQNKTQVFPLPGPGVFVHNRLTHSLEVASVGRSLGKAVGDALAQKYPQENDYFREFYKYELPSVIAAGCLAHDIGNPPFGHSGEDAIRTFFTELTGAEKTQFSELLSENQQRDFLYFEGNANAFRTLTHSFNEKAAGGFRLTYATLASIVKYPSDSLSGFNKQQLVTKKSGFFDSEVETYKHIAKELGIPRLHESKNIFARHPFVYLVEAADDICYRIIDFEDAHRLNIISIDTIKELFLQFFNNETGYDAREKVEDTFNGINDNNQRVQYLRAKLINLLINRVTNVFMEKEEELLQGTLQKSLIDYLPESEQQLIKTIDEFSIEHIYNHRSVVEIEIAGYNVIGGLLKEFFAAVTNPKSAKSKKLLQLISRQFIITGERNRLYNDIQSVVDFIAGMTDLFAVDVFRKITGIEFPQIR